A single bacterium DNA region contains:
- a CDS encoding NAD(P)/FAD-dependent oxidoreductase, giving the protein MELHETTSDFAPAFGDAPDLTIVGAGPCGLFAAFYAGMRGMKTVIIDSLPQLGGQLTSIYPEKYVYDVAGFPKILAKELSAALVEQALGFGPEVHLEEKIIGVERMSGIALMDGASPAGGARFAMHDGSKDPAAGPRSIIKLSSQTGRSFYSKTVILALGAGAFMPKKLKLAEAEKFEAHGVHYVITDKSRFNGKRVLIVGGGDSAVDWAIELGKIAKKTTLIHRHDKWRAHEATVAWMMSGPVEVRTFWELKSILGEDHVRAALVFNNKTGEEDLLEVDDIVVCMGFLVDLRFLRSWGFEIKDNALSVNQQMLTSMEGVYGCGDIVTHPGKIKLITTGQGEAAVAVNFAYAYLNPGASVFPGHSSNLDIPFAKK; this is encoded by the coding sequence ATGGAATTGCACGAAACCACATCCGATTTTGCACCCGCGTTTGGTGACGCGCCCGACCTTACGATTGTCGGCGCCGGCCCATGCGGGCTGTTCGCCGCGTTTTACGCCGGCATGCGCGGGATGAAGACCGTGATAATCGACAGCCTGCCCCAGCTCGGGGGCCAGCTTACTTCCATTTACCCGGAGAAATACGTTTACGACGTCGCCGGCTTCCCGAAGATTCTCGCCAAGGAGCTTTCCGCGGCGCTCGTCGAGCAGGCGCTCGGTTTCGGCCCGGAAGTGCACCTTGAAGAGAAAATCATCGGCGTGGAACGCATGAGCGGAATCGCGCTCATGGACGGTGCTTCCCCCGCCGGTGGAGCGCGGTTCGCGATGCATGACGGATCGAAGGATCCGGCCGCGGGGCCGCGATCGATTATCAAGTTGTCCAGCCAGACGGGCAGGTCGTTTTATTCCAAGACAGTTATTCTGGCGCTTGGAGCCGGCGCTTTCATGCCCAAGAAGCTGAAGCTCGCGGAGGCCGAAAAATTCGAAGCGCACGGTGTCCACTATGTAATAACAGACAAATCCCGATTCAACGGCAAGCGCGTGCTTATTGTCGGGGGGGGGGACAGCGCCGTGGATTGGGCCATCGAGCTCGGCAAGATCGCGAAGAAGACTACGCTTATCCACCGCCACGACAAGTGGCGCGCGCACGAAGCCACTGTCGCGTGGATGATGAGCGGCCCGGTCGAAGTGCGCACGTTCTGGGAGCTCAAATCGATTCTGGGCGAGGATCATGTCCGCGCAGCGCTCGTTTTCAACAACAAAACCGGCGAGGAAGACTTGTTGGAAGTGGACGATATCGTCGTCTGCATGGGATTCCTGGTGGATCTGCGCTTTCTGCGAAGCTGGGGATTCGAGATAAAGGACAACGCGCTTTCGGTCAATCAGCAGATGCTTACATCAATGGAAGGCGTTTACGGTTGCGGGGACATCGTGACCCATCCGGGCAAAATCAAGCTGATAACTACCGGCCAGGGCGAGGCGGCGGTCGCGGTCAACTTCGCGTACGCGTACCTCAATCCCGGAGCCAGCGTTTTTCCCGGACATTCAAGCAACCTCGACATCCCGTTCGCGAAAAAGTAG
- a CDS encoding PKD domain-containing protein: MQCWLLLFSLAFCSCAGRDFRAPDETAARDFRMELAALPTPEGVNPELFDVLKDGLESKLNSLEEKSAASVPKDQGGKVNTLFFDPESNHLTWDYANKGDYDLSGEVGVSDITPIALNFLAQVTDGKGNDPLERWIDGDLSGEVGIGDITPIAIGFLNSVTAYVILTSESLTGPFSPIGLPVPFGDPGRFPKQYSVPLPEGALGYVAVAAVDQFGSRGLISNVVDVEAAGPPVVIGVSPQSGGAGYFVTFRATMAGAPPFTFEWDFGGGATPDTSTAEEPYVQLGAAGVYSGRVTATNMYSSDSYDFEYTVEPVPPTINWVDPITSGQNRYVTFTADADGSPPLEFSWNFGEMGTPATSSDESPMVLVGDTPGTFQIALTVTNAYGEDVFPVDFEVTNVAPSAKGAAQPPGGVPPVSVNFSDAGSSDADGEIVKWEWDFGDGAGFQDFSGTQGSEIHEYASDGDYTATYRVTDDDGATDEEQFTIKVQAIPSGFWEWETVSSTGSSFGTCGGISVDDDGIPWLTFTFINSSQSDFKVAGKTGDSWQIWTLDSAGTGNQYFGEASAIGIDPTGAPCVVFKAFNTSVMYERWNGAVWQEEIVTPGNYAPGYDFLFNAQNYPSFLTIDKTEYKIFVTYKSGGSWQDDLVSETGWIRNPAALAFESDGTPHVVYNNDKDDESYYSYFSGTAWQTSSITDAIGATEVRGIQVDSAGRALIAYGGGDNDPAMHFATRQGSNWSVEDIPTEFKGFTATRIELTKEGYPCLLAIGVPASGFRFPCFFKKHLGILWYYEAVPCPSSHAGQPDIALDSSGNPHVSFLAESTREARYAHWSPD; this comes from the coding sequence ATGCAGTGCTGGCTGCTGCTGTTTTCACTCGCCTTTTGCTCTTGCGCCGGAAGGGATTTTCGCGCGCCGGATGAAACAGCGGCACGCGATTTCCGCATGGAGCTTGCGGCATTGCCGACACCCGAAGGCGTGAATCCGGAGCTGTTCGACGTATTGAAAGACGGACTTGAATCCAAGTTGAACAGCCTGGAAGAGAAATCCGCGGCTTCTGTGCCAAAGGATCAAGGCGGCAAAGTGAACACGCTGTTCTTCGATCCGGAATCGAACCATCTTACCTGGGACTATGCCAACAAGGGCGACTATGACCTTTCGGGAGAAGTCGGCGTATCGGACATTACGCCGATCGCTTTGAATTTTCTCGCCCAGGTGACGGACGGAAAGGGCAACGATCCACTCGAACGCTGGATTGACGGCGATTTGTCCGGCGAAGTGGGAATTGGAGACATCACGCCGATCGCCATCGGCTTTCTGAACTCGGTGACTGCATACGTGATTCTCACATCCGAATCTCTGACGGGGCCGTTTTCGCCGATCGGTCTTCCGGTGCCGTTCGGAGATCCAGGTCGGTTTCCAAAGCAATACTCGGTTCCGCTTCCCGAAGGAGCGCTGGGATACGTGGCGGTGGCGGCTGTGGACCAATTCGGAAGCCGCGGCTTGATCAGCAACGTAGTTGACGTCGAAGCCGCCGGCCCGCCTGTTGTAATCGGAGTTTCGCCGCAGTCGGGCGGGGCGGGCTATTTTGTGACATTCCGGGCGACGATGGCGGGAGCTCCGCCATTCACATTCGAATGGGACTTCGGAGGAGGGGCGACGCCCGACACCTCGACCGCGGAGGAACCTTACGTCCAGCTTGGAGCCGCCGGAGTTTACAGCGGCAGGGTGACCGCTACGAATATGTACTCGTCGGATTCCTACGATTTCGAATACACCGTGGAGCCCGTACCGCCGACCATCAATTGGGTGGATCCGATAACCAGCGGACAAAACCGGTACGTCACTTTCACGGCGGACGCGGACGGCAGCCCGCCCCTGGAGTTTTCGTGGAATTTCGGCGAAATGGGAACTCCTGCAACCAGTTCGGACGAATCGCCGATGGTGTTGGTGGGAGACACGCCGGGCACATTTCAAATTGCACTGACGGTGACCAACGCTTACGGCGAGGATGTATTTCCGGTGGATTTCGAGGTGACCAACGTCGCCCCGTCCGCCAAGGGAGCCGCACAGCCTCCGGGCGGCGTGCCGCCGGTTTCGGTAAACTTTTCGGACGCCGGTTCATCGGATGCGGACGGGGAAATCGTGAAATGGGAGTGGGATTTCGGAGACGGCGCAGGCTTTCAGGATTTCAGCGGCACGCAAGGCTCCGAGATTCACGAATACGCGTCCGACGGCGACTATACCGCGACATACCGGGTCACCGACGACGACGGCGCGACGGACGAGGAGCAATTCACGATAAAAGTCCAAGCCATACCATCCGGTTTCTGGGAGTGGGAAACGGTCTCTTCAACCGGAAGTTCGTTCGGAACTTGCGGAGGCATCTCCGTGGACGACGATGGTATTCCTTGGCTGACCTTCACGTTCATCAATTCCAGTCAATCCGACTTCAAAGTGGCCGGGAAAACGGGAGATTCCTGGCAAATATGGACTCTTGACTCGGCGGGAACGGGCAATCAGTACTTCGGCGAAGCAAGCGCGATAGGAATCGATCCCACCGGAGCGCCGTGCGTCGTATTCAAAGCCTTCAACACGTCCGTAATGTACGAACGATGGAACGGCGCTGTCTGGCAGGAGGAAATCGTTACGCCTGGAAACTACGCGCCCGGGTACGACTTTTTGTTTAACGCGCAAAACTATCCGTCTTTTCTGACAATCGACAAAACCGAGTACAAGATTTTCGTGACATACAAAAGCGGCGGCTCGTGGCAGGACGATTTGGTTTCGGAAACGGGATGGATTCGCAATCCAGCCGCGCTCGCGTTCGAATCCGACGGAACTCCGCACGTAGTGTACAACAACGACAAGGATGACGAATCTTATTACTCGTATTTCAGCGGAACCGCCTGGCAAACTTCAAGCATCACCGACGCGATAGGCGCGACCGAAGTAAGGGGAATCCAGGTGGATTCGGCGGGACGCGCGCTGATCGCGTACGGCGGAGGCGACAACGATCCGGCAATGCATTTTGCTACAAGGCAGGGCTCGAACTGGTCGGTCGAGGACATTCCGACCGAATTCAAGGGATTCACCGCAACGCGCATCGAACTGACAAAAGAAGGCTACCCGTGTCTGCTCGCAATCGGCGTGCCCGCGTCCGGTTTCAGATTCCCCTGTTTCTTCAAAAAACACCTCGGAATTCTGTGGTATTACGAAGCTGTGCCCTGCCCCTCGTCGCATGCGGGACAACCGGACATAGCGCTCGACTCGTCCGGAAATCCGCACGTGTCCTTCCTTGCGGAGTCTACGCGGGAAGCCCGGTACGCGCACTGGTCGCCGGATTAG
- a CDS encoding efflux RND transporter permease subunit, whose translation MSLPRISIQHPIFAIMLLLFFTVVGLTARSKLSVDMFPEIDFPVVTVMTVYPGAGPEEVETLISKKIEDGVSSIDGIDEISSASQEGLSFVVVRFVLEKKIEDAATEVREKVGLIKNSLPEDAEDPVISRLDFNAQPIINYGITSDSMDEVALRDWVDKNLKKQLERIRGVASIEIIGGAEREIRVELSKARMEGMGIGPDAVAMALRQTNFDFPAGNLAEGGQDLSLKVTSQFADLSQIGETIISAGGRNFRLAEIARITDGSKEQESKARVNGKAGVGIAIQKQSGANTVDVAEKVKARMDELASQVPAGIEITLASDESRFIAASIDDIYLTIIIAIILATIVVLLFLGSGRVTFATLLTMPVSIIATFALFMWADFTINFMSLLALAVAVGLVVDDAIVVAENIYRHLEMGKPPKIAAAEGAMEVQLAVLAATFSIVAVFIPIGFMEGIMGRFFRQFGLGVAFSMLISIVVALTLIPVVMAYSYRVGITHEEIERRRLWISKVFLRLYLPLEAGYERLIRWVLTYKLPVIRIGRLWIGPTGRNVVIGISTLSFVFAMALASKLTSGFIPRFDTGFVAVDIELSPDVDLAATERVVKEIEDRLSGGEYGKYIVTKFASLGKVQAGFGTSAGKNRGAITLRLTPEDTGRPDSYEIASGLAELLSGIPGATVKVAASGGEGGQTDFSVFVVNPDRTRLDKAVEILAAKLDEVDGTVDVDASNKKGKLELAINPDIRKVADAGLTPVGLAAALRGYIEGTELGTFRERGEEYDITMYLAPEDSDTVDKLRNILVYSPALGTFVVLSSLAEVYVRPGVVARERYNRTSSVQLSCNIDPSSPRGVGDIRKDFLAAVKTAQLPPDTKLEFAGEAKFFIEMVQQLGFAMILGILFVYMVLASQFNSLVHPFNIMLTLPLAVVGAIVAVFITGTSFNLMSFMGIVMLTGLVTKNAILLIDYTNQLMAQGKDRFTALVEAGKRRLRPIIMTTLTATLGLVPVAIGYGEGGGFRQPMGIAIIGGLVLSTLLTLVVIPVAYTISDDITTRFRKRVGSE comes from the coding sequence GTGAGTCTCCCGCGGATATCCATCCAACACCCGATTTTCGCGATAATGCTCTTGTTGTTTTTCACCGTGGTGGGGCTGACCGCGCGCTCCAAGCTGTCGGTGGACATGTTTCCGGAGATTGATTTCCCCGTCGTCACGGTGATGACGGTTTATCCCGGCGCAGGTCCGGAAGAGGTCGAAACCCTCATTTCGAAAAAAATCGAAGACGGCGTTTCGAGCATAGACGGAATAGACGAAATTTCGAGCGCTTCGCAGGAAGGTCTTTCGTTCGTGGTCGTGCGGTTCGTCCTCGAAAAGAAAATAGAGGACGCGGCAACCGAAGTGCGGGAGAAAGTGGGCCTGATAAAGAACAGCCTTCCAGAGGACGCGGAAGATCCGGTGATTTCCCGCCTGGACTTCAACGCCCAGCCGATAATCAACTACGGGATAACTTCCGACAGCATGGACGAGGTCGCGCTGCGCGACTGGGTGGACAAAAACCTCAAAAAGCAGCTCGAACGAATCCGCGGCGTCGCTTCGATTGAAATAATCGGGGGCGCGGAACGCGAGATCCGCGTCGAACTGTCGAAAGCGCGGATGGAAGGGATGGGAATCGGCCCGGACGCTGTCGCGATGGCGCTGCGCCAGACCAACTTCGATTTCCCCGCGGGCAATCTTGCGGAAGGCGGCCAGGACTTGTCGCTTAAGGTGACGAGCCAGTTTGCGGATCTTAGCCAGATCGGCGAGACCATCATTTCCGCGGGGGGCAGGAATTTCAGGCTGGCCGAAATCGCGCGGATAACGGACGGAAGCAAGGAGCAGGAATCCAAAGCGCGCGTGAACGGCAAAGCGGGCGTCGGAATCGCGATTCAAAAGCAGAGCGGTGCCAATACGGTCGACGTCGCGGAAAAAGTTAAAGCACGAATGGATGAGCTGGCAAGCCAGGTTCCCGCGGGGATCGAGATAACGCTCGCGTCGGACGAAAGCAGGTTCATCGCCGCGTCGATAGACGATATTTACCTGACGATTATCATAGCGATAATTCTCGCGACGATAGTCGTGCTTCTTTTCCTCGGCAGCGGGCGCGTCACGTTCGCGACGCTTCTCACGATGCCGGTTTCGATAATCGCGACGTTCGCGCTCTTCATGTGGGCGGATTTCACCATCAACTTCATGAGCCTGTTGGCGCTCGCGGTCGCGGTGGGTCTTGTGGTTGACGATGCAATCGTGGTCGCCGAAAACATATACCGCCACCTGGAGATGGGCAAGCCGCCCAAAATCGCCGCGGCCGAGGGTGCGATGGAAGTCCAGCTCGCTGTGCTGGCCGCGACGTTTTCCATCGTCGCCGTCTTCATCCCCATCGGATTCATGGAAGGGATAATGGGCCGGTTCTTCCGGCAGTTCGGTCTGGGCGTCGCGTTTTCGATGCTCATATCAATCGTCGTCGCGCTGACTCTCATTCCCGTGGTGATGGCCTATTCGTACCGCGTCGGAATCACGCATGAGGAAATCGAACGCAGGCGGCTTTGGATTTCGAAGGTGTTTCTGCGGCTGTACCTGCCTCTGGAGGCGGGCTACGAGCGGCTGATCCGCTGGGTGCTTACATACAAGCTTCCCGTCATACGAATCGGGCGGTTATGGATCGGCCCCACCGGCCGCAACGTCGTCATCGGGATTTCCACGCTGTCGTTCGTGTTCGCCATGGCGCTGGCGTCGAAGCTCACATCGGGATTCATCCCCCGGTTCGACACCGGATTCGTCGCGGTGGACATCGAGCTCTCGCCCGACGTGGACCTTGCCGCGACCGAGCGGGTCGTGAAGGAAATAGAGGACAGGCTTTCAGGCGGGGAGTACGGGAAATACATCGTAACCAAATTCGCTTCGCTGGGCAAAGTGCAGGCCGGCTTCGGAACGTCCGCCGGCAAAAACCGCGGGGCGATCACCTTGAGGCTCACTCCGGAAGACACCGGGCGGCCTGATTCGTACGAGATTGCTTCCGGGCTTGCGGAGCTGCTTTCCGGCATTCCCGGCGCCACGGTAAAGGTCGCGGCATCCGGCGGGGAGGGCGGACAAACCGACTTCAGCGTGTTCGTGGTAAATCCGGACAGAACGCGGCTGGACAAAGCGGTGGAGATCCTGGCGGCGAAGCTTGACGAGGTTGACGGCACGGTGGATGTGGACGCCTCCAACAAGAAAGGCAAGCTGGAGCTTGCGATCAATCCGGACATCCGGAAAGTGGCGGACGCCGGATTGACGCCGGTGGGGCTTGCTGCGGCGTTGCGCGGATACATCGAGGGAACGGAGCTGGGCACGTTTCGCGAACGCGGCGAGGAATACGACATCACAATGTATCTTGCGCCGGAGGATTCCGACACGGTGGACAAGCTTCGCAACATCCTTGTTTACAGCCCGGCGCTCGGAACGTTCGTCGTGCTGTCCAGTTTGGCGGAAGTATACGTCCGACCTGGAGTTGTGGCGCGCGAGCGCTACAACCGGACATCCTCGGTGCAGCTTTCGTGCAACATAGATCCCTCCAGCCCGCGCGGAGTCGGAGACATTCGCAAGGACTTCCTTGCCGCGGTAAAGACCGCGCAGCTTCCGCCGGACACCAAGCTCGAATTCGCGGGCGAGGCCAAGTTCTTCATCGAAATGGTGCAGCAGCTCGGATTCGCGATGATTTTGGGCATCCTTTTCGTGTACATGGTTCTGGCGAGCCAGTTCAACTCGCTCGTCCATCCGTTCAACATCATGCTCACGCTGCCCTTGGCGGTCGTTGGCGCAATCGTCGCCGTATTCATTACGGGAACTTCCTTCAACCTGATGAGCTTTATGGGAATCGTGATGCTCACGGGCCTCGTCACGAAAAACGCGATCCTTTTGATCGACTACACGAACCAGCTCATGGCGCAGGGCAAGGACAGGTTCACCGCGCTGGTCGAGGCGGGCAAGCGCAGGCTGCGCCCGATTATCATGACGACGCTCACAGCGACGCTGGGACTCGTGCCCGTCGCGATAGGCTACGGCGAAGGCGGCGGCTTCCGCCAGCCGATGGGCATCGCGATAATCGGCGGGCTGGTGCTTTCCACTCTTCTGACTCTGGTCGTCATCCCGGTCGCGTACACGATTTCGGACGACATAACCACGCGGTTCCGCAAGCGCGTCGGGTCGGAATAA
- a CDS encoding efflux RND transporter periplasmic adaptor subunit — MNNKKRILPLVSRWIAVAIAFSSLAIISGCKGGEKGEAAAKPPTAVEVVTPERKVISDTVILTGTVEADKMATVSCNIGGNVDAIPVDVGDAVRKGQTLIRLDASSLSAQKQAADSALAMAKVQLEIATTGARPEQVKQLEEQTAAAKTAHDTAEENYARQKKLFDDGVVPQSALDGALAQRDAAKAAYESAKLSLQMAKTGARKEDVQLAELAVKSAKSQVAMADANLGYTVIRAPFDGVVGAKYVEVGEHAGVGNPLIDIVGSGARKVVVDVPATLIDQASRSSEVRLHLGSTEVPVRILKVHPSVDERTRMGKIEVSAGDAELIVGSFVEVRFTTALTGEVIALPRRCVQSPGEEPFVWIVSPTGAAAKVNVKLGAASEQEYEIVSGLTGGEQVIIAGQNLVAEGEKVDVRKVNGGEK, encoded by the coding sequence ATGAACAATAAAAAACGTATCCTGCCGCTTGTTTCAAGATGGATTGCGGTTGCAATCGCGTTTTCTTCGCTTGCGATCATCTCCGGATGCAAGGGAGGGGAAAAGGGCGAAGCCGCGGCCAAGCCCCCGACCGCCGTCGAAGTCGTCACGCCTGAAAGGAAGGTGATTTCCGACACCGTAATCCTCACGGGCACGGTGGAGGCCGACAAAATGGCGACGGTGTCGTGCAACATCGGCGGCAACGTCGATGCGATTCCGGTTGACGTCGGAGACGCGGTAAGGAAGGGACAGACGCTCATAAGGCTCGACGCGTCCAGCCTTTCCGCGCAGAAGCAGGCCGCGGACAGCGCGCTCGCTATGGCCAAGGTGCAGCTTGAAATCGCGACAACCGGCGCGCGCCCGGAGCAGGTGAAGCAGCTCGAAGAGCAAACGGCCGCCGCGAAAACCGCCCACGACACTGCGGAGGAAAATTACGCGCGCCAGAAGAAGTTGTTTGACGACGGGGTGGTTCCGCAATCCGCGCTGGACGGCGCGCTCGCGCAGCGCGACGCGGCGAAGGCCGCGTACGAAAGCGCCAAGCTGTCGCTTCAAATGGCCAAAACCGGCGCGCGCAAGGAAGACGTGCAGCTCGCGGAGCTTGCTGTCAAGTCCGCGAAGAGCCAGGTCGCGATGGCGGATGCAAATTTGGGATATACCGTCATCCGCGCTCCGTTCGACGGCGTGGTTGGAGCCAAGTATGTGGAAGTCGGTGAGCACGCTGGCGTGGGCAACCCGCTGATCGACATAGTGGGTAGCGGCGCAAGAAAAGTGGTAGTGGACGTCCCCGCGACGCTCATAGATCAGGCGTCCAGATCGTCGGAGGTAAGGTTGCATCTTGGCTCGACAGAGGTTCCCGTCCGCATATTGAAGGTGCATCCTTCGGTCGACGAGCGCACGCGAATGGGAAAAATCGAGGTATCGGCGGGCGACGCGGAGCTGATAGTAGGCTCGTTTGTGGAAGTGCGGTTCACCACCGCGCTTACGGGCGAAGTGATTGCGCTCCCGCGCAGATGCGTTCAATCGCCGGGCGAAGAGCCGTTCGTTTGGATCGTATCTCCGACCGGCGCCGCCGCCAAAGTAAATGTGAAGCTCGGCGCTGCGAGCGAGCAGGAGTACGAAATCGTGTCCGGGTTGACGGGCGGCGAGCAGGTGATAATCGCGGGCCAGAACCTTGTTGCGGAAGGCGAAAAGGTGGACGTGCGCAAGGTGAACGGAGGCGAGAAGTGA
- a CDS encoding TetR/AcrR family transcriptional regulator yields MTTRQKILFAAAHVFSQKDFYQTKLEEVAEAAGLGKGTIYLYFKDKTELFISAVEFMHQMAIEQTEIKLTGITSPMMRLRLSIQLWLAAFVEHRQGILSFRSYTAAIPEEHRERVLAIRNSGRAYLQKLIDSIAQKSGHKGLKRPSELLAEVLLDAVFGYIARPDFEEFVKEYPPEKYAVFLVDVILPQHEWMKEKPL; encoded by the coding sequence ATGACGACGCGCCAAAAGATACTTTTCGCCGCTGCACACGTGTTTTCGCAAAAGGATTTTTATCAAACCAAGCTGGAAGAAGTGGCGGAAGCGGCGGGTCTTGGAAAGGGGACGATTTATCTCTACTTCAAGGACAAGACCGAGTTGTTCATATCCGCGGTCGAATTCATGCACCAGATGGCGATAGAGCAGACGGAAATCAAGCTTACCGGCATCACTTCGCCGATGATGCGCCTGCGGTTGTCAATTCAACTCTGGCTCGCCGCGTTCGTGGAGCACCGGCAGGGAATCCTGTCGTTCCGCAGCTACACCGCCGCCATTCCGGAGGAACACCGCGAGCGCGTGCTCGCGATCCGCAACTCCGGCCGCGCTTACCTGCAAAAACTGATAGATTCGATAGCGCAGAAGTCCGGGCACAAGGGGTTGAAGCGCCCGTCCGAATTATTGGCGGAAGTGCTGCTGGATGCGGTGTTCGGCTACATCGCCCGTCCCGATTTCGAGGAGTTCGTCAAGGAATACCCGCCTGAGAAATACGCGGTATTCTTGGTGGACGTCATCCTGCCGCAGCACGAATGGATGAAGGAGAAGCCGCTATGA
- a CDS encoding TolC family protein, with product MKFPAFAAAALAPAAVAGALALFLLAAPAVYAEDFAEPETTLSECIALALERNYDVKAKEEEIRGLELQAEGILLGVMPKLEVFAGAQYTTPVNTINFGGSSGDGEGGDDSGGETGGGFQAQDDIVKNWGAKIAGAYSFGVPDASDAVRFELAARKEELRILKDRVRQGVTQAYFAALLAQKGHEVAQDSKELADEQLRNAQLRYDNKVAPRFEVIQAEVQVSLAAEKLLQAENDKKNALKNLYLAMGMASGPQELLLSSKELDQIELVIAEIEHTEMPGFPEAFLDGAYQMHQFDLSMQSLDSQMRAARNWPVLSGFAQWQGQEGNNFAEDNTYTIGVNLNFRLFDFGDSKNNVERLQVQKNILAIKKDQFRQSYQNTLEKLSNDLEVAMLTYDTAKKTLEAATEGLKMATVGYKEGVTTTLELMDSRTQYLSAEYNLFAKKAAIYLAYDAIKQAIGYERYEEKAIVAAYVLPLEEAGLAKPADGEGAESDERADKKESFPVIH from the coding sequence ATGAAATTCCCCGCGTTCGCCGCGGCAGCGCTTGCGCCCGCCGCGGTTGCCGGCGCCCTCGCGTTGTTTTTGCTCGCCGCCCCTGCGGTATACGCGGAGGATTTCGCCGAACCGGAAACCACGCTCTCGGAGTGCATCGCGCTTGCGCTGGAGCGGAATTACGATGTGAAGGCGAAGGAGGAGGAAATCCGCGGCCTGGAATTGCAGGCCGAAGGCATCCTGCTGGGCGTGATGCCAAAGCTGGAAGTTTTCGCGGGCGCTCAATATACGACGCCCGTGAACACGATAAATTTCGGCGGCAGTTCGGGAGACGGAGAAGGCGGGGATGACTCCGGCGGCGAAACCGGCGGCGGGTTTCAGGCGCAGGACGATATAGTGAAAAACTGGGGCGCAAAGATCGCCGGAGCATATTCATTCGGAGTTCCGGACGCGTCGGATGCGGTTCGCTTCGAGCTGGCCGCCCGCAAGGAGGAGCTGCGCATCCTCAAGGACCGCGTCAGGCAAGGCGTCACCCAGGCATACTTCGCCGCCCTGCTTGCGCAAAAAGGACACGAAGTCGCACAGGATTCGAAGGAGCTTGCCGACGAACAGCTCCGCAACGCGCAGCTCAGGTACGACAACAAGGTCGCACCGCGGTTCGAGGTGATTCAGGCCGAAGTCCAAGTTTCGCTGGCCGCCGAAAAGCTGCTGCAGGCTGAAAACGACAAGAAGAACGCGCTCAAGAATCTCTATTTGGCCATGGGAATGGCAAGCGGCCCGCAGGAGCTTTTGCTGTCTTCCAAGGAACTGGACCAAATCGAGCTTGTAATCGCGGAAATCGAGCACACCGAAATGCCGGGATTCCCCGAAGCGTTTCTCGACGGCGCCTATCAAATGCACCAATTCGATCTGTCCATGCAGTCGCTCGATTCACAGATGCGCGCGGCGCGCAACTGGCCGGTGCTTTCCGGCTTCGCCCAATGGCAGGGTCAAGAAGGCAACAACTTCGCGGAGGACAACACCTACACCATCGGCGTGAATCTCAACTTCCGCCTTTTCGATTTCGGCGATTCCAAAAACAACGTGGAAAGGCTACAGGTGCAGAAAAACATTCTGGCGATAAAGAAGGATCAATTCAGACAGAGCTACCAGAACACTTTGGAAAAGCTTTCGAACGACCTCGAAGTTGCGATGCTTACTTACGACACCGCCAAAAAAACGCTGGAAGCCGCGACGGAAGGCCTGAAAATGGCGACTGTCGGTTACAAGGAAGGCGTGACGACGACGCTGGAATTGATGGACAGCCGCACGCAATATCTCTCCGCCGAATACAATCTTTTCGCGAAGAAGGCAGCGATTTATCTCGCTTACGACGCGATAAAGCAGGCGATCGGCTATGAACGCTACGAGGAGAAAGCGATCGTCGCGGCGTACGTTCTTCCGCTGGAAGAAGCGGGACTCGCAAAGCCTGCGGACGGCGAGGGTGCCGAATCCGATGAACGCGCCGACAAGAAGGAGAGTTTTCCGGTCATACACTAG